CCTTAACACAATGAATTCAACACACAGTAAGTGTAGCTAGAAAACTTTAAGATAAAACTCTCAGTGTTCAGCAGAAGCAAATGTCTTTCCAACTTGCCAACTTAATCAAATATGGTTGTGATTTCTTACAATTGTAGTTTACGCTATACATCCAAAAACATTCACTTCTTTTACTGgcttcacaatttttttcacacATACTAAGTTTAGAGAAATTactaaacagaagaaaatataaaaagatcGATAAACCCAAAAAGCAATCTGTGGACTTATTGAGCAGTATGCTACCCAAGACGATTTTAAACATATATTACagtaaataatatttcaaacacGTGTTTCATTGAATGTTaaaacaggggggaaaaaaaaatcagaacatagaaacacatgtatttaaatggaagaaaacaatcGTAGCAGTGAGGGAAGCAGCCAAGAAGTTGATGAAATGAAGTAATTCCATACAAAAACCCTCTAGactgtgttttggaaaacagcaagTAGCATGACTGAAATATACCCAGTATAACTAATGTTTCATCAACACCTGCTGATGAAAGCAACTAGGAAAAGCAACCTGTTGTTGCTTGTTACTTGTTACTTTGCAAGGCATACATAAAGAGATTGCAAAGAGCACAAGAATTCCGGGCCCGCATGAAGAAACGCTgctttccaaagggaaaaaaaaaaaaaatatatatacacacaccctGGTCTAATTCAGCCACCGTTATGGGAACTGTTTCCGAggcccttcttccctccctccctccgccaCCCGCCCAACTCCCCAACCCAGGCAAAGCCACCCGGAATTGTTTTGCCCGcagcaccaccaccagcaccaccacgACCGCACGTGTCCCAGTTCGCCGGGGCCAGAAGCGGCAAAGACTCCCagcagcggcggggccgcgccACCCTCAGACGCCCCCGGCTCTTCCTCGCCTGCTCCCGCCCCCCGCCGGGAGGcgccttccctcccctcccccacgcaagcctccctgccagccccagccccagcccggccccgcgcccgccccggcctCCACCCTCCCCTCGGGTCGGGCCGGGCGCACTCAGCGCCAGCACCCCAGCCGCCGCCCGCGGACGGGCAGGCATCGCCTCCGTTCCCCTCCTCCGCCTCCAGACCCGGGAGCGGGCCGGGGCCCCCTCCCCCGCTaacccccccagccctgccccggcacTGACCCCAGGCCGCCAGCGAGCGGCCCGACCCCCGCCCTGCGGAGGGCTGAAGGGCAGCGGCCTCGGCACCGCGGCGTCGCCCTCCCCCGCCACCCCGAGGGGACAGGGGGGCCCGAGCCCCGCCGCGCCCCACCCCCGCCCGCGGGGGGGAGGGGCGAGGAGCGGGCCGGGGGGGCGGGCCGGCACTCACCTGGCAGAAGCGGCGGCAGTAATACTGGCTGTTGAGGAGGGCCGGCAGGCCGGCGGGGAGGCCCGGCGTCACCAGCGCCTCCAGCTCCTCACTGAGCCGCTCCGACTCCTGATCGCTCTCGTCTTCCGCCATGCTGCTCCGGCCGCCCTGCGCGTACCGagcacccccctgcccccgccccgccacgCCGGAAGGGGCGCCCCCCTCCCCGACGCCTCACGTCCGGCCACGCCCACCCGCCGCGCTCCTATTGGGCCAGCCGCCGTGCCGATCAACGGCCAACGACGAGAGAACTCGCTGATGACCTCTGACCTCTGGCTCCTCCCTTCCACCCGGCCCCGCCGAAGCGTTCTTCGATTGGAGCAAAAGTCTCGTCGTTACTTTGTCCCCCCCGTGCCATTGGCTGCTCGCCCCGTCTGTTACATCTCCTTCCGCAGCCCCCTGCCGACGACTGGCCAAAGCCCCCGTCTGCTAGACGCCACCGTCACCCTCGCGCACTCTGACTGGCCTGAGCACGCCTCCATCACGGCGCTTACGCCCGCCCCCCACACCTAATTGGGCAAAAGTGCCGTCCATCTCCGCGCGCCCGCGCCCGGGGGAACCAATCACTGAGGGGTTTCTCCCGCTCGGCCGCTCTGTGGCGGCGGGCAagaggcgggcggcgggcgggcgcggcggtTGCTAGGCGGGTTGCTAGGTCCCGCCTACCGCGGCCGCCAGGGTGGGTAGGTCTGTCTGGCTGCGGCGCGGCGCTGGCTGCGCGGCGGCCGTCGGCGGAGGGGGGCGTCCGGCCCGCGGCGCGAGGCCCAGCGGCGGCGCGGAGGAGcggcggcagccccgcggcggcgcggcgcccgCCGGCGGGGCGTGGGGAGGCCGCGCGGCCGGAGCGGGTAACGGCGCCCGGcagggggcgggcgggggccagcggggcgcggcgcggcgcgaCGGGCGGCGCTGCCTCGGCGGGGCCCGCCCGGGGCCGCTCTCCGCCGCCTGCGGGGTCCCGGGGCCGGTCGgcgaggggagggggctgcggggccgccgGCGCCTGCggaggcggtggcggcggcTCCCGGCTCTGCCATGGAAACACCCGCCGTGCCGGGCGGGGGAAGGAGCGGGGaggggccggggcgggaggggccGCACCTGtctgccgcccgccgccgccgcgggcggggggggaagggaggcaggcCTGGGATGCGtgcgccgccgcccggggccgggccgggccctcagcccccccggggcgggggagggagagaggcgGCCAGCGGAGCGCGGACCCCGCCGCTCCTCAGAGGCCCTCACGGGTTAAATGGCGCCGTCAATCCGGTGACCAAACCCCAGGGAATAAATGCGCCGAGTTCGGGCTCCCGGTCCCGGCGAGGGGAAGAGCGAAACCTGTGTGGCGGTTGGAAATCCCggcttgttttcctcctcaccTGAAATACTCCTCGGGCTCGCCAAGAGGTCCCGTGCACACGGAGTGGTTCTGTCTCCGGCGGCACTTTTTAGCCAAAGCGTGCTCATCCGCCTTCCCAGGGCTCCCGCCGCCTCCGAATAACTTGCCTCGTTTGAAAGTGTAACAGAGGGTAAATGGGGTGTCTGTCCTGGATGCCTTGCCTGCACGCACACCTTCCCCTGCACTGGGGAACCCAGAAGTAGTTCAGGCATTAGTGGGCATCAACGAATCCATGTCAAAacttgagacaaaaaaaaaccaccaaaaatcCTGTGTTTCAGTAGTCGTACTGTTCACAGAATTTCTACGGAATTTGATACAGCATAAGTGCAAACACCTAGTTTGGTGGGGGATTTGTTTTGACGTTTCAGAAGCCTAAGCAACAAGTTTAAGTTAAGTTAGGTTAAGACTTGTTTTCCACTTGATTTCAGGAAACAGTTACTTAGGATACTCATGGGGATAAATTGCATAGAGcaacaaaaagaatgaagaaagtTCCATCCATGCTGAAAAAAGATGGTTTATCTTAATCTGTAGCGTTGTGCAGTATCAGTCAAGACTTATAGTTCTGGAAAGTCGCAGATAGTGCAAAAAATTAACTAGGAAAGTAGCTAATAGCAAgatttttgtctcctcttttttcAAAAGGTTGTCATCTCTTAGTGTAGCAatggtttaagaaaaaagacaattatgAAGACTGAATTCTCTGTTCCTTTATTTCCAGAGCAAGCGAAAGGCATTCCGGACAGCAAAAACTCCATTCAGTCCTTAGAGCTGGACAAGCTCAACTTGTAGTTAGTTTGGAAGTTCTGGTCTTTTAAAGgcagatcttttaaaatgttgcgACAGCAAACTCTCTGTGTGTAACAGAATAAGTACAGAGAATAATACATCTAGAGGTATTCCAGTCTCTCAGTCTGCCTTATAAGCACAGGCAGTACAAAATTCTTCAAAGTCGTTCATACCCATAAGTAAATGCCCAGGCAACCTATTAcatttcctcaaaatatttgccaaaatatattttttaagaaacacctgttgcccttttttttgttaaggaaGTGGGTAGTTAATGTAATGACTATTCATTTTGCTCAGAAAACCTCAAACCTGAACAGAGCTGTTTCTTGACTTCAACTTGACTTTGAAAAGAACTTAAGTTACCTTGGCTGAGATTTACACCAGCTATGTCAtttctcaagaagaaaaaaagacacaggtCCTGTTTGATTTTAGTACACTTGACTAGGTTGTTGCCTGCTTTGGTAACATAGTGTAATTTAGAGTGATGTTAAAAAGTGTCCAGCTCTCTTAGTTATCAGTTACCTTCCTCAGAGAAgttgtcatctttaaaaatacaggttcTTATTTTGCATTGAAATGATGCAATTTTCTGTTCACATTAGGCTGTTTCAGCAGTCTCTAGTTGCAATGACAAAACGGTTCACGTTTGATTCTGAGTTAAGGTTCAATCTAATAGTTGTGGTTTTGAGCTCGGGCAAAAGTGAGGAGTGTTCCCAAATGAGTGCTGACAAAGCTCAGgggtttttggtggttttttttttttactcgTTTTTGTAAATGACAGTAATGGCCTTCTTGCCTGATATTTGGACAACTAAGCTTTTGCTAACAGAATTAATACACATTTTCAggacataaacagaaaaatgctgacTCAACATAACTAAGAAACTGTCAAATATGTTGAAAATACTAAGAAGAAAGCACCCTTTACCCTAAACAGTAAAGGATAAAAACTGTCttcaagaaaaagcaaaaagcctttGTATTTGACTTCCAGTGATGAACAGATTGAGTTTTGAGGGTTCTGTTGAGCTTTGTAGTTGTAGaaagtaaaaagtattttactcTGACCCATGAGGAACTTCCATCTCCTAAGTTCTTTGGACTTCAAGATGAAGGACCTTTCAATAATAGTTTTGTGCATGTATCGTACATCTAATTATCTTTTAGATGTCAGTAAGCGCTATATTGGATATTGAATAGAGTGCATCCAGAACTGTTTGGTTGAAATCATTAGCACACtttaacaggattttttttttttttcccccagctttcagGTAAAGTTTATTGAAGGCAACGATGGAACGATTTGGAGTGAAGTCCGCTCCATCACGTAACCGCTCGAAGACTGCTTTGTATGTAACTCCTCAGGATCGTGTAACTGAGTTTGGCAGTGAGCTGCACGAAGACGGAGGAAAACTCTTCTGTACTTCCTGCAACGTGGTTCTGAATCACGTTCGCAAGTCTGCGATCAATGACCACCTCAAGtctaaaacacacacaaagcgAAAGGCAGAGTTTGAAGAACAAAACGTCAGGAAGAAGCAAAGGACTCTGACTGCCTCCCTTCAGTGCAACAGTACTGCCCAGACAGAGAAAACCAGCGTCATCCAGGACTTTGTGAAAATGTGCCTGGAAGCTAATATTCCACTTGAGAAGGCTGATCATCCATCTGTGCGAGCCTTCCTG
Above is a genomic segment from Gymnogyps californianus isolate 813 chromosome 1, ASM1813914v2, whole genome shotgun sequence containing:
- the CGGBP1 gene encoding CGG triplet repeat-binding protein 1; translation: MERFGVKSAPSRNRSKTALYVTPQDRVTEFGSELHEDGGKLFCTSCNVVLNHVRKSAINDHLKSKTHTKRKAEFEEQNVRKKQRTLTASLQCNSTAQTEKTSVIQDFVKMCLEANIPLEKADHPSVRAFLSRYVKNGSSIPKSDQLRKAYLPDGYDNENQLINTEDR